A single region of the Actinomycetota bacterium genome encodes:
- a CDS encoding nitroreductase, which translates to MPLEHAMRTQRAVRKVLPDPVDDAIVVRCIELALHAPTGSNGQNWEFVVVKDLAAKERLAAQYARAWKLYGGVGQRVVNRSGENEPMARILRAVQWQVEHFVEIPVVIVACLRGGRAPFVPLPPIAESSYYGSIYPSVQNLLLAARSMGLGASLITLPLWSTTVVRRLLGLPLSVQPCCAVPLGWPRGRYGPTTRKPVGDVVHLDRFGNRPWRDSGA; encoded by the coding sequence ATGCCCCTCGAACACGCGATGCGCACGCAGCGGGCGGTGCGCAAGGTGTTGCCCGACCCGGTCGACGACGCCATCGTCGTGCGTTGCATCGAGCTGGCGTTGCACGCGCCGACCGGATCGAACGGGCAGAACTGGGAGTTCGTGGTGGTGAAGGATCTCGCCGCCAAGGAGCGTCTCGCCGCCCAGTACGCCCGGGCCTGGAAGCTCTACGGGGGCGTCGGCCAACGTGTCGTCAACCGATCCGGCGAGAACGAACCGATGGCGAGGATCCTGCGCGCCGTGCAGTGGCAGGTGGAGCACTTCGTGGAGATCCCCGTCGTCATCGTGGCCTGCCTGCGGGGTGGGCGGGCGCCCTTCGTGCCGCTGCCGCCGATCGCGGAGTCGTCCTACTACGGCTCGATCTACCCGTCGGTGCAGAACCTGCTGTTGGCTGCGCGCTCGATGGGTCTCGGGGCCTCCCTCATCACCTTGCCGCTGTGGAGCACCACGGTCGTGCGGCGGTTGCTGGGACTGCCGCTGTCGGTACAGCCGTGCTGCGCGGTACCGCTCGGGTGGCCCCGCGGCCGCTATGGCCCGACCACGCGCAAGCCGGTGGGCGACGTGGTGCACCTCGACCGCTTCGGCAACCGACCGTGGCGAGACAGCGGTGCCTGA
- a CDS encoding VOC family protein codes for MEPRLSLITLGVTDLERARAFYERLGWRGQEVEETVFFEAGGVVLVLWGRDKLALDSGVADTGRDSFDGVVLAHNVRSAEEVEQVAAAAEAAGATMTRPPGETFYGGYAACFSDPDGHVWEISYNPGFALREDGSIILPDFGTD; via the coding sequence ATGGAACCGCGCCTCAGCCTGATCACACTGGGTGTCACCGATCTCGAGCGCGCCCGAGCGTTCTACGAGCGGCTGGGCTGGCGAGGTCAGGAAGTCGAGGAGACGGTGTTCTTCGAGGCCGGGGGCGTCGTCCTCGTTCTCTGGGGCAGGGACAAGCTCGCGCTCGACTCTGGTGTCGCGGACACCGGCCGTGATTCCTTCGATGGCGTCGTCCTCGCCCACAACGTCCGCTCCGCGGAAGAGGTCGAGCAGGTGGCTGCCGCGGCCGAGGCCGCCGGGGCCACGATGACACGACCGCCCGGCGAGACGTTCTACGGAGGGTACGCCGCGTGTTTCTCCGATCCGGACGGCCACGTCTGGGAGATCTCCTACAACCCGGGCTTCGCGCTCCGCGAGGACGGCTCGATCATCCTGCCCGACTTCGGCACGGACTGA
- a CDS encoding acyltransferase: protein MTETIGGLESAAEPEEDARRFAHFPCFDGYRAIAVTGVVLLHVAFASGFMYRHPSLGGYLFNADFGVSLFFMISGFLLYRPFASSHMAGRPGPAVRPYFRRRALRILPAYWVALTVVVYVLHQQHIHSLKEFLLLYGLLQIYSEPYHFHGIQQAWSLGTEVSFYVFLPLYAASVRRLSVGVRARHRLALELGLVALLCAIGLASRFVLMTARGEDTYSLTTLPVYLDLFALGMGLAVLSAWDASRSTPAPRLAAMGRRPWLWCLVAVAAYWTVVNRLDIPINYKTPLTPGQWVARDGLFGVAAFCLLVPGVFGPQSRGGVRRFLRLRPVQWLGMVSYGVYLWHEAAIDLYQHWTHTRFFTGAFPLMLTGTAAITLAIAVASYFVVERPALRLKGPRA, encoded by the coding sequence GTGACCGAGACCATCGGCGGCCTCGAGTCGGCGGCCGAACCGGAGGAGGACGCGAGAAGGTTCGCGCATTTCCCCTGCTTCGACGGCTATCGCGCCATCGCCGTCACCGGTGTGGTGCTCCTCCACGTGGCGTTCGCCTCGGGCTTCATGTACCGCCACCCCTCGCTGGGTGGCTACCTGTTCAACGCCGACTTCGGGGTCTCGCTGTTCTTCATGATCTCGGGCTTCCTGCTGTACCGGCCATTCGCGTCGTCGCACATGGCCGGCCGACCGGGCCCGGCGGTGCGTCCTTACTTCCGGCGTCGTGCGCTGCGGATCCTGCCCGCCTACTGGGTGGCGCTCACCGTCGTCGTGTACGTCCTGCATCAACAGCACATCCACAGCCTCAAGGAGTTCCTCCTTCTCTACGGTCTGCTCCAGATCTACAGCGAGCCGTACCACTTCCACGGGATCCAACAAGCGTGGTCACTCGGCACCGAGGTGAGCTTCTACGTCTTTCTGCCGCTCTACGCGGCGAGCGTGCGCCGGCTCAGCGTCGGCGTGAGGGCTCGACACCGGCTGGCACTGGAGCTGGGACTCGTCGCGCTCCTCTGCGCGATCGGGCTGGCGAGCCGCTTCGTCCTCATGACCGCGCGGGGCGAGGACACCTACTCCCTCACGACGCTTCCCGTCTATCTCGACCTGTTCGCCTTGGGCATGGGCCTCGCGGTGCTGAGCGCCTGGGACGCGTCACGCTCCACGCCGGCGCCCCGCCTCGCAGCGATGGGACGGCGGCCGTGGCTGTGGTGCCTCGTCGCGGTCGCCGCCTACTGGACGGTCGTCAACCGGCTCGACATCCCGATCAACTACAAGACGCCGCTGACTCCGGGGCAATGGGTGGCTCGCGACGGGCTGTTCGGCGTGGCCGCGTTCTGCCTCCTCGTCCCCGGGGTCTTCGGACCACAGTCCCGCGGCGGGGTGCGTCGCTTCCTGCGGCTCCGACCGGTGCAGTGGCTGGGGATGGTCTCCTACGGGGTCTACCTGTGGCACGAGGCCGCGATCGATCTCTACCAGCACTGGACACACACCCGCTTCTTCACCGGCGCGTTCCCGTTGATGCTCACCGGTACGGCCGCCATCACCCTCGCGATCGCGGTCGCGAGCTACTTCGTCGTCGAGCGGCCCGCGTTGCGGCTCAAAGGTCCGCGGGCGTAA
- a CDS encoding GntR family transcriptional regulator — MIEFHIDTRSGVAPYRQLVQQVRQALRLGLLHEGDQLPTVKNVVAQVAINPNTVLKAYRELEHEGLAAGRPGLGTFVTRSLADSSLAAHKALRAELGRWLDKARRAGLDADSIAALFESTFRASADADVA, encoded by the coding sequence ATGATCGAGTTCCACATCGATACGCGATCCGGCGTCGCGCCCTACCGGCAGCTCGTCCAGCAGGTTCGCCAGGCCCTTCGCCTCGGCCTCCTCCACGAAGGCGACCAGCTCCCGACGGTCAAGAACGTCGTCGCCCAGGTGGCGATCAACCCGAACACCGTCCTCAAGGCATACCGCGAGCTCGAGCACGAAGGGCTGGCGGCGGGCCGGCCCGGCCTCGGAACGTTCGTCACCCGGTCCCTGGCCGATTCGTCCCTCGCCGCGCACAAGGCGCTCCGAGCCGAGCTCGGCCGATGGCTCGACAAGGCGCGTCGAGCCGGACTCGATGCCGACAGCATCGCCGCGCTGTTCGAGAGCACGTTCCGGGCGTCGGCGGACGCGGACGTCGCATGA
- a CDS encoding cupin domain-containing protein — MTPEVEHNGTVPVWWLIHPREMKSLTEGGYLELANEFEVPVGGEVYPHTHPTHEFYFVMTGRGVMTVGDDHRDVAPGDLVYIPPEAVHSLRPSGGDPIHCFCFAVGLAGAGVIDYTTH; from the coding sequence GTGACGCCGGAGGTCGAGCACAACGGGACCGTGCCGGTGTGGTGGCTCATCCATCCTCGCGAGATGAAGAGCCTCACCGAGGGCGGTTATCTCGAGTTGGCCAACGAGTTCGAGGTGCCGGTCGGCGGCGAGGTGTACCCGCACACCCACCCGACACACGAGTTCTACTTCGTCATGACCGGCCGTGGAGTCATGACCGTCGGTGACGACCACCGCGACGTGGCGCCGGGCGACCTCGTCTACATCCCGCCCGAAGCGGTCCACAGCCTCCGCCCGAGCGGCGGCGATCCGATCCACTGCTTCTGCTTCGCCGTGGGGCTCGCGGGGGCGGGCGTCATCGACTACACGACGCACTGA
- a CDS encoding PAS domain-containing sensor histidine kinase, producing MDPKDRVAFGSGIGALGAIGAAAALVPVREQLGSANAALVLVLFVLLGAIIGGRRAGYLVAIVAAMSFDFLHTRPYGSLKIADGKDILTLVLLVAVGMIIGEIALRADRIRDVGTRRWAGVRRIHRVAQLAADGQAADDVILAVTAELTETLHLRNCWFERAPYLGTLDTIEPTGSLATREFHYTHEGFELTREGVEIPVRSGDHILGRFVLIPTPGVGISKDDRLVALTLADQVGIVLGRAA from the coding sequence ATGGACCCGAAAGATCGCGTGGCGTTCGGATCGGGTATCGGTGCCCTCGGCGCGATCGGAGCTGCGGCCGCGCTCGTCCCCGTCCGCGAGCAGCTCGGCTCGGCGAACGCCGCGCTCGTGCTCGTGCTGTTCGTGTTGCTCGGCGCGATCATCGGCGGCCGTCGTGCCGGTTACCTCGTCGCCATCGTCGCGGCCATGTCGTTCGACTTCCTCCACACCCGGCCGTACGGGTCGCTCAAGATCGCCGACGGCAAGGACATCCTCACCCTCGTGCTGCTCGTGGCGGTCGGGATGATCATCGGCGAGATCGCGTTGCGGGCCGACCGGATCCGAGACGTCGGCACCCGCCGGTGGGCCGGGGTCAGGCGGATCCACCGCGTCGCCCAGCTGGCAGCTGACGGGCAGGCCGCCGACGACGTCATCCTCGCCGTCACGGCCGAGCTCACCGAAACCCTGCATCTCCGGAACTGCTGGTTCGAGCGGGCGCCATACCTGGGGACGCTCGACACGATCGAGCCGACGGGCTCGCTCGCGACAAGGGAGTTCCACTACACGCACGAGGGCTTCGAGCTCACGCGTGAGGGCGTCGAGATCCCGGTCCGCTCCGGCGATCACATCCTCGGGCGCTTCGTCCTCATCCCGACCCCGGGTGTCGGGATCTCCAAGGACGACCGCCTGGTCGCGCTCACACTGGCCGACCAGGTCGGGATCGTCCTCGGCCGGGCCGCCTGA
- a CDS encoding class I SAM-dependent methyltransferase encodes MSLVGRLHSRAVHGRRVRTLAARLASVIPPNARVLDVGCGDGAVAALLMQSREDLEVSGIDVFVRPTTHIPVVAFDGHRIPFDDAEFDAVVFVDVLHHTEDPMELLREAVRVAPGAIIVKDHAADGPLARPILRLMDWVGNAHHGVALPYNYWSTPRWQRAVAELGLRTEVWQTSLGLYPPPASWIFERELHLLCRLAAS; translated from the coding sequence GTGAGCCTCGTCGGCCGACTCCATTCGCGAGCCGTCCATGGCCGCCGTGTGCGCACGCTGGCCGCCCGGCTCGCGTCGGTCATCCCCCCCAATGCGCGCGTGCTCGATGTCGGGTGCGGCGACGGCGCCGTGGCCGCGTTGTTGATGCAATCGCGCGAGGACCTCGAGGTGAGCGGCATCGACGTGTTCGTGCGCCCGACGACGCACATCCCCGTCGTGGCGTTCGACGGACATCGCATCCCCTTCGACGACGCCGAATTCGACGCGGTCGTGTTCGTCGACGTGTTGCACCACACGGAAGACCCCATGGAGCTCCTGCGGGAAGCAGTCCGCGTCGCGCCCGGAGCCATCATCGTGAAGGATCACGCCGCCGACGGGCCTCTCGCCCGACCGATCCTGCGGCTCATGGACTGGGTGGGCAACGCACACCACGGCGTGGCGCTGCCGTACAACTACTGGTCCACGCCCCGGTGGCAGCGGGCCGTGGCGGAGCTGGGACTCCGGACCGAGGTATGGCAAACGAGCCTCGGGCTGTATCCGCCGCCGGCCTCGTGGATCTTCGAGCGCGAGCTTCACCTGCTCTGTCGCCTCGCCGCGTCCTGA
- a CDS encoding glycosyltransferase family 2 protein, translated as MTDASRAASVRTRRPWTAREWSRPTRLTVQSVEAVARPRARYPDRYARTVESGEGDGVTLPGRVAVSVVLPCFNEADSVGLCVKEARDTLAGAGIVGEVVVVDNGSTDGSSEVAEAAGARVVNEKRRGYGSALRAGFAAARGDIIVMADADSTYDLTKIPDLVAPVQRDDADLVLGARLDAATRRTMPFLHRFVGTPTLTFLVARACGGKVVNDSQSGFRAFRRDKVALLDVRSTGMELASEMLIRAARAGLRVREVPAGYRERIGQSKLNAVGDGWRHLQLILLLAPDLLLIGPGAVLVLFGAVFAALGFLRPSGVEVGSLRWQPVFFSGIAIVLGTQALLAGAVLANRSSVASGAIRERFAFAGRPGFPGRCLAAGLGAIAAGLAIDFVLFIIWVQDNPQPSRGQALAALAHSLLIVGGTLASFGVVSRYLFPQGDDDEVATRATMD; from the coding sequence ATGACCGACGCGAGCCGGGCGGCCAGCGTGCGCACACGGCGGCCATGGACGGCTCGCGAATGGAGTCGGCCGACGAGGCTCACGGTTCAGAGCGTAGAGGCGGTGGCTCGACCGCGTGCCCGTTACCCCGATCGCTACGCTCGCACGGTGGAATCGGGCGAGGGCGACGGCGTGACGCTTCCCGGGCGCGTCGCCGTCTCGGTGGTGCTTCCGTGCTTCAACGAAGCGGACTCCGTCGGCCTGTGCGTGAAGGAAGCGCGAGACACCCTGGCGGGAGCAGGCATCGTCGGCGAGGTCGTCGTCGTGGACAACGGCTCCACCGACGGGTCTAGTGAGGTGGCGGAAGCCGCCGGCGCCCGAGTCGTCAACGAGAAGCGACGTGGCTACGGCAGTGCCCTGCGAGCGGGGTTCGCAGCGGCTCGGGGCGACATCATCGTGATGGCCGACGCCGATTCGACCTACGACCTCACCAAGATCCCCGACCTCGTCGCGCCCGTGCAGCGCGACGATGCCGATCTGGTGCTGGGCGCACGGTTGGACGCCGCCACCCGGCGGACGATGCCGTTTCTCCATCGTTTCGTCGGCACGCCGACCCTCACGTTCCTCGTCGCGCGCGCGTGTGGCGGCAAGGTCGTGAACGACAGCCAGTCGGGTTTCCGCGCCTTCCGCCGCGACAAGGTGGCACTGCTCGACGTGCGGTCCACCGGGATGGAGTTGGCCTCCGAGATGCTCATTCGGGCCGCCCGCGCCGGGCTGCGCGTCAGGGAGGTGCCGGCCGGTTACCGCGAGCGCATCGGTCAGTCGAAGCTGAACGCGGTCGGCGACGGGTGGCGCCACCTCCAGCTCATCCTGCTGCTCGCCCCCGACCTGCTGCTCATCGGCCCGGGCGCGGTGCTCGTCCTCTTCGGTGCCGTGTTCGCGGCGTTGGGATTCCTGCGTCCATCCGGGGTCGAGGTGGGCTCGCTGCGCTGGCAACCGGTGTTCTTCTCGGGCATCGCCATCGTGCTCGGCACCCAGGCGCTCCTGGCGGGCGCGGTGCTCGCCAACCGCTCGTCGGTCGCATCCGGAGCCATCCGCGAGCGTTTCGCGTTCGCAGGGCGCCCCGGGTTCCCGGGGAGGTGCCTTGCCGCCGGCTTGGGCGCGATCGCCGCTGGCCTCGCCATCGACTTCGTTCTCTTCATCATCTGGGTGCAGGACAACCCGCAGCCGTCACGCGGTCAGGCGCTCGCCGCGCTGGCCCACAGCCTCCTCATCGTGGGCGGCACCCTCGCCAGCTTCGGGGTCGTCAGCCGCTATCTGTTCCCCCAGGGCGACGACGACGAGGTGGCGACGCGGGCCACCATGGACTGA
- a CDS encoding glycosyltransferase family 39 protein, with product MVLGLGVRGYYIHVHTQHPVVRSDVFYYHGGANLLAEGHGFVQPYYFVAEGRSVPGADHPPGYIVALAVASVFGFKSFFAHQVWSALIGTATIGVVGLVGRHLGGKRIGLIAAFIAAVYPNFWFSDALIMSETLVLLMAALTLLVAYRFWERPSWGRAAVLGLVCGLTALTRSEATLLLPLLVLPLVVFSRLGARRCIALLAVAGIAALATVAPWVGYNLVRFEHPVFLSIPDATLLAGNCRDTYYGTFIGYWSVPCVARLNVKARDHSTAGLVYRREARRFIEHNLGRLPFVVFAREGRTWGFYHPDGQLQLDQLATKELALSRAGLAIYYVLAAGTIAGAVILRRRRVPAFPLLALLLTPALSVAVTIGETRYRALAEVALALGAAVTIDAVISQLSPRRRSSTRGSEAERRRSADGSTSDAVPDTARVPAKVGPPGS from the coding sequence ATGGTCCTCGGGCTGGGGGTGCGCGGCTACTACATCCACGTGCACACGCAACACCCCGTCGTGAGAAGCGACGTCTTCTACTACCACGGGGGCGCCAACCTCCTGGCGGAGGGCCACGGCTTCGTGCAGCCGTACTACTTCGTCGCCGAGGGGCGCTCGGTTCCCGGCGCCGACCATCCACCGGGCTACATCGTCGCCCTGGCTGTGGCGTCGGTCTTCGGTTTCAAGAGCTTCTTCGCCCACCAGGTCTGGTCGGCGCTGATCGGCACGGCGACGATCGGGGTGGTCGGCCTGGTCGGGCGGCACCTCGGCGGGAAACGGATCGGGCTGATCGCTGCGTTCATCGCGGCCGTCTACCCGAACTTCTGGTTCAGCGACGCGCTCATCATGTCCGAGACGCTGGTGCTCCTCATGGCCGCGCTGACGCTGCTCGTGGCGTACCGATTCTGGGAGCGGCCGAGCTGGGGGCGCGCCGCCGTGCTCGGCCTCGTGTGCGGGCTCACCGCTCTGACGCGGTCGGAGGCGACGCTCCTTCTGCCGCTGCTCGTTCTGCCCCTCGTGGTGTTCTCTCGGCTGGGCGCGCGTCGTTGCATCGCCCTGTTGGCTGTCGCCGGGATCGCGGCGCTCGCCACCGTCGCTCCCTGGGTCGGGTACAACCTGGTCCGCTTCGAGCACCCCGTCTTTCTCTCGATCCCCGATGCCACCTTGCTGGCCGGCAACTGTCGCGACACGTACTACGGAACCTTCATCGGCTACTGGTCCGTGCCCTGCGTCGCCCGCCTGAACGTGAAGGCGCGGGATCACTCGACCGCGGGACTGGTCTACCGGCGTGAGGCTCGCCGCTTCATCGAGCACAACCTCGGACGGTTGCCGTTCGTCGTGTTCGCGCGCGAGGGCCGCACGTGGGGCTTCTACCATCCGGACGGGCAGCTCCAACTCGACCAGCTCGCCACCAAGGAGCTCGCCCTCTCGCGCGCGGGCTTGGCGATCTACTACGTGCTCGCGGCCGGGACGATCGCCGGCGCGGTAATCCTCCGTCGCCGCCGCGTCCCCGCGTTCCCGCTGCTCGCGTTGCTGTTGACGCCCGCGCTCTCGGTCGCGGTGACGATCGGTGAGACCCGCTATCGCGCGTTGGCCGAGGTCGCGCTCGCGCTCGGGGCGGCGGTCACGATCGACGCGGTGATCTCGCAGCTGTCCCCGCGACGGCGGTCGTCGACGCGTGGAAGTGAGGCGGAGCGACGGCGGTCCGCCGACGGCAGCACCTCGGACGCGGTGCCGGACACCGCGCGGGTGCCGGCGAAGGTGGGGCCCCCGGGTTCCTAG
- a CDS encoding TetR/AcrR family transcriptional regulator, which produces MSHTLESVDDTVPVDPRAERSRIAILRAAAQIIEAEGYGGVTHQRVAERAGVGRATVYRHWAQLDDLLFDAIATLDAPIFRPGDGETLREWLQAELAYAGAMFASPATQHLIAALVDRGASDAGLAALRKEIGSRADDRLGHRLGKALTDGELTHAADAADASDLAALLLGPLLFRALIQPQELDDAFIALVIDHALPPKRRKM; this is translated from the coding sequence TTGTCTCATACACTTGAGAGCGTGGACGACACAGTGCCAGTTGATCCCCGAGCCGAGCGGAGCCGCATCGCCATCCTGCGCGCGGCCGCGCAAATCATCGAGGCGGAGGGCTACGGCGGGGTTACCCACCAACGGGTGGCGGAGCGTGCCGGAGTCGGGAGAGCCACCGTGTACCGTCACTGGGCACAGCTCGACGACCTGCTCTTCGATGCGATCGCGACGCTGGACGCGCCGATCTTCCGGCCGGGCGACGGTGAGACGCTTCGCGAGTGGCTGCAGGCTGAACTCGCCTACGCCGGCGCGATGTTCGCGTCACCCGCGACGCAGCACCTGATCGCTGCCCTTGTAGATCGCGGCGCCAGCGACGCAGGCCTGGCCGCGCTACGCAAGGAGATCGGGAGTCGCGCCGACGATCGTCTGGGACACCGGCTCGGCAAGGCGCTCACCGATGGAGAGCTGACTCACGCCGCCGACGCCGCCGACGCCTCCGACCTCGCCGCCTTGCTCCTGGGGCCGCTGTTGTTTCGCGCCCTCATACAACCGCAGGAACTCGACGACGCCTTCATCGCGTTGGTGATCGATCACGCCCTCCCACCCAAGCGGCGCAAGATGTGA
- a CDS encoding MFS transporter, with protein MTTRQTVQEQVTSRRRMGVLFAMCLALVLVVGSVSGVNLVLPSVAVAIGASATQLTWIADAYTVALAALVLPMGALGDRLGRRNVLLAGTVVFGAGAAVGAAASSASVLIVARAVMGLGAAMIMPGTLSTITAVFPSEERARAVGIWSGFAVSGSILGMLLSGALLEQFSWVSTFVAAAALAGVAFVAAAVLAPNTADPHHARLDVVGSVLSGVGIGGLVFGIIEGSERGWLSPLSVGGFAAAAGGLVGWAMWSLRVEHPLLDPRLFRLRGFATGSAAITVQFLVTLGFFLVGLQFLLLVLGYSALMSTVALLPIAAVAMPVSVVAPALAARVGVRPVIASGMATIAVGFVLLAQLRVDSTYWSFVIGLGVFGVGVSLASTPATTAIVSSLPRAKQGVASAVNDVSRELGSAIGIATLGSLFNRGYVHAIESTTNGLPASVADVVRRSPAAGLDVAGRMGPNGAALAHGVKSAFIQGLGAALVGGVIISLLGAAFIVWRGPHRSDDTAADIDENMPASFADASSTIPTAGPAPAIEGAAA; from the coding sequence ATGACTACGAGACAGACTGTCCAAGAACAGGTGACGAGCCGACGGCGGATGGGCGTGCTGTTTGCCATGTGCCTCGCGCTCGTCCTGGTGGTGGGGTCGGTGTCCGGGGTGAACCTGGTCCTGCCCAGCGTGGCGGTGGCTATCGGCGCTTCTGCCACGCAGCTGACGTGGATCGCCGACGCCTACACCGTCGCGCTCGCGGCCCTCGTGCTCCCGATGGGCGCGCTCGGCGATCGTCTCGGGCGCCGCAACGTGCTGCTGGCTGGAACGGTCGTGTTCGGCGCGGGCGCAGCAGTCGGCGCGGCCGCAAGCTCGGCTTCCGTCCTCATCGTCGCGCGGGCCGTCATGGGGCTCGGTGCGGCGATGATCATGCCTGGCACCTTGTCGACAATCACGGCCGTGTTCCCGTCCGAGGAGCGGGCGCGGGCGGTCGGTATCTGGTCGGGCTTCGCCGTCTCCGGGTCGATCCTGGGCATGCTTCTCTCCGGCGCCCTGCTCGAGCAGTTCTCCTGGGTCTCGACCTTCGTGGCCGCTGCCGCGCTCGCTGGAGTCGCGTTTGTGGCCGCTGCCGTACTTGCGCCTAATACTGCCGACCCACACCACGCCCGCCTCGACGTCGTCGGCTCGGTGCTGTCCGGCGTGGGCATCGGCGGCCTCGTCTTCGGAATCATCGAAGGCAGCGAGCGGGGCTGGCTCAGCCCCTTGAGCGTGGGCGGGTTCGCCGCCGCCGCTGGTGGCCTCGTCGGCTGGGCGATGTGGTCCTTGCGGGTCGAGCACCCGCTCCTCGACCCCCGGCTGTTCCGCCTGCGCGGCTTCGCCACCGGCTCGGCGGCCATCACGGTGCAGTTCCTCGTGACTCTGGGCTTCTTCCTGGTCGGACTGCAGTTCCTGCTGCTCGTCCTCGGCTACAGCGCCCTCATGAGCACAGTCGCTCTGCTCCCCATCGCGGCGGTGGCGATGCCCGTCTCGGTCGTCGCACCCGCCCTCGCCGCTCGCGTCGGCGTCCGCCCCGTGATCGCCAGCGGAATGGCCACCATCGCCGTCGGGTTCGTGCTGCTCGCCCAGTTGCGGGTCGACTCCACCTACTGGTCGTTCGTCATTGGCCTCGGCGTGTTCGGTGTCGGCGTCTCGCTGGCGTCGACGCCGGCCACAACCGCCATCGTCAGCTCGTTGCCGCGAGCCAAACAAGGCGTGGCCTCGGCCGTGAACGACGTCTCCCGAGAGCTGGGCTCCGCAATCGGCATCGCCACCCTCGGCTCCCTGTTCAACAGGGGCTATGTCCACGCGATCGAGAGCACCACCAACGGCCTACCGGCGTCCGTCGCCGACGTCGTACGTCGCTCACCTGCAGCCGGACTTGACGTGGCTGGTCGCATGGGGCCCAACGGCGCGGCGCTCGCCCACGGCGTCAAGAGCGCGTTCATCCAGGGCCTCGGCGCGGCGCTTGTCGGTGGTGTGATCATCAGTCTGCTCGGGGCTGCCTTCATCGTGTGGCGAGGCCCACATCGGTCCGACGACACCGCGGCAGACATCGACGAGAACATGCCAGCGTCCTTCGCCGACGCGAGCAGTACCATCCCAACGGCCGGCCCAGCTCCGGCCATCGAAGGAGCAGCCGCCTAG
- a CDS encoding nitroreductase family deazaflavin-dependent oxidoreductase: MSNAATRPPKHPPPWFVHTAWRVHRALYRLSGGRFVWTTSNKRGWGALRLTTIGRKSGRERSVIIGYLEDGPNFVALAMNGWDEGHAAWWLNLEAHPDAVIRLAHHQPRLVRARASAGEERDRLWQRWVAVDPRLDAYAVRRSTETPVIVLEPRNRTA; encoded by the coding sequence ATGAGCAATGCTGCAACCCGGCCGCCCAAACACCCGCCGCCGTGGTTCGTCCACACGGCCTGGCGCGTTCATCGCGCGCTGTACCGGCTCAGTGGCGGCCGATTCGTGTGGACCACGTCGAACAAGCGCGGCTGGGGCGCGCTGCGCCTCACGACCATCGGGCGGAAGTCCGGACGAGAGCGGAGCGTCATCATCGGCTACCTCGAAGACGGTCCCAACTTCGTCGCGCTCGCGATGAACGGCTGGGACGAGGGCCATGCCGCGTGGTGGCTCAACCTCGAGGCGCACCCGGACGCCGTCATTCGATTGGCGCACCACCAGCCGCGCCTGGTGCGCGCACGCGCTTCGGCGGGCGAGGAGCGTGATCGGCTGTGGCAGCGCTGGGTCGCGGTCGATCCGAGGCTCGACGCGTATGCGGTCCGGCGGTCAACCGAGACGCCGGTGATCGTGCTCGAACCGCGCAACCGGACCGCTTGA
- a CDS encoding Flp family type IVb pilin encodes MALLVQQVQLRLVSSERGASLVEYALLLALIGLVCVGALQLLGHDVSTGLSGVGSSLGAGS; translated from the coding sequence GTGGCGTTGCTCGTGCAGCAGGTGCAGTTGAGGCTCGTGTCGAGCGAGCGGGGAGCCAGCCTCGTCGAATATGCGTTGCTGCTCGCCCTCATCGGACTCGTGTGTGTGGGCGCCCTCCAGCTCCTCGGCCACGATGTCTCGACCGGGCTCAGCGGTGTCGGAAGCTCGCTCGGCGCCGGCAGCTAG